The following proteins are encoded in a genomic region of Limosilactobacillus reuteri subsp. reuteri:
- a CDS encoding LysR family transcriptional regulator, producing the protein MNEELLRLFLDVVQLGSFQKVAEKNYVSQRAVSRQIQRLEQNLHTQLFERKKNKIVLTPAGEFFRKRSEAIINMLDATEHELHRFSYRGATNLSIGYFSPFDGLFIHKLLAKLSPTVNAFVSEESVEHLVSDVLMDNLDCAIVMDDYGFNNNYAQMGLQTVTIHRDRMIIGISERLSHNNEVELATIQKMPVTYYSNEDSSYLKQAFTSSLQGIVRPAEVLRVPTYEQMQMLVGSGQAVAFYPEKLIKVLQNPLENICYLPLAGKSNQSFEFKLIFKAEKPHDIVKQVAKILQIAND; encoded by the coding sequence ATGAACGAAGAATTATTACGATTATTTTTGGATGTTGTTCAATTAGGCAGTTTCCAAAAAGTAGCGGAAAAGAATTACGTCTCACAACGGGCTGTTTCGCGACAAATTCAACGGTTAGAGCAAAATCTTCATACTCAATTGTTCGAACGCAAGAAAAATAAAATCGTTTTGACGCCAGCTGGTGAATTCTTTAGGAAACGCAGTGAGGCAATTATTAATATGCTAGATGCAACCGAACATGAGCTCCACCGTTTTTCTTACCGGGGCGCAACTAACTTGTCAATTGGCTACTTTTCGCCTTTTGATGGCCTTTTTATCCATAAACTGCTTGCTAAGTTATCGCCCACTGTAAATGCTTTTGTAAGCGAAGAGAGTGTGGAACATTTGGTCTCAGATGTATTAATGGATAACCTTGATTGTGCCATTGTGATGGATGATTATGGATTTAACAATAATTATGCACAAATGGGATTACAAACGGTTACCATCCACCGTGACCGAATGATTATCGGAATAAGCGAGCGTTTAAGTCATAATAATGAAGTTGAGCTTGCCACTATTCAGAAAATGCCAGTAACCTACTATAGTAATGAAGATTCATCATATTTAAAACAAGCCTTTACCAGTAGTCTCCAAGGAATTGTACGACCTGCTGAGGTATTACGAGTGCCGACTTATGAGCAGATGCAGATGTTAGTCGGATCAGGCCAAGCCGTAGCGTTTTATCCTGAAAAGCTGATCAAGGTTCTCCAAAACCCACTTGAAAATATCTGCTATTTACCGTTGGCCGGGAAAAGCAATCAGTCGTTTGAGTTTAAATTAATTTTTAAAGCGGAAAAACCGCATGATATTGTAAAACAAGTGGCTAAAATACTGCAGATAGCAAATGATTAA
- a CDS encoding NAD(P)-dependent alcohol dehydrogenase codes for MQIKAALATKPNADLEIQTVELDEPKENEVLIKIASTGFCHTDIVGRSGATTPLPVVLGHEGAGVVQKVGANVTDVKPGDHVVLSFSYCGHCYNCTHNHQGLCENFNQLNFEGKTYDGTHRLHLDDGTPVSVFFGQSSFATYVTANVHNIVKVDQDVDLNLLGPLGCGMQTGAGTVLNYIKPAPEDAIAVFGAGAVGLAAIMAAKIAGVKHIIAINRNGNHLDLAKELGATETINNTAEDPVKAIKEIVPRGVTYAIDTTGNTGVIKSAIDSLATAGECVLLGVGGDITLDLMNDILSESKKISGVVEGDSNPQEFIPQLVKYYKQSKFPLDKLVKYYDFADINQVIADSTNGKVIKPIIKIDPELAK; via the coding sequence ATGCAAATTAAAGCTGCTCTTGCAACCAAACCTAACGCTGATTTAGAGATTCAAACCGTCGAATTGGATGAACCAAAAGAAAATGAAGTATTAATAAAAATTGCTTCAACAGGTTTTTGTCATACAGATATTGTTGGTCGAAGCGGTGCCACTACCCCTCTCCCCGTTGTCCTCGGGCATGAAGGTGCGGGCGTCGTCCAAAAAGTAGGAGCTAACGTTACGGACGTTAAACCCGGCGACCATGTTGTTCTATCATTTAGCTACTGTGGCCATTGCTATAACTGTACTCATAATCATCAAGGCTTATGCGAAAACTTCAATCAGCTAAACTTTGAAGGAAAAACCTATGATGGTACTCACCGCCTGCACTTAGATGATGGCACGCCAGTCAGTGTCTTTTTTGGTCAGTCTTCCTTTGCGACCTATGTAACAGCCAATGTCCATAATATTGTTAAAGTTGATCAAGATGTTGATCTTAACTTATTAGGGCCACTCGGTTGTGGAATGCAAACAGGTGCTGGAACCGTTCTAAATTATATTAAACCTGCTCCTGAAGATGCAATTGCCGTTTTCGGTGCTGGTGCTGTTGGCTTAGCCGCAATTATGGCTGCTAAAATTGCTGGAGTTAAACATATTATTGCGATTAATCGTAACGGTAACCACCTTGACCTGGCGAAGGAATTGGGCGCTACTGAAACGATTAATAATACGGCTGAAGATCCCGTCAAAGCAATTAAAGAAATCGTTCCGCGTGGTGTAACTTATGCAATCGATACTACCGGAAACACCGGTGTAATTAAATCAGCAATTGATAGTCTTGCCACCGCTGGAGAATGTGTCCTCTTAGGAGTTGGCGGCGATATTACCTTAGACTTAATGAATGATATCTTATCAGAATCTAAGAAAATCTCTGGGGTTGTCGAAGGAGATAGCAATCCCCAAGAGTTTATTCCTCAACTAGTTAAGTACTACAAGCAAAGCAAGTTCCCCCTTGATAAGCTTGTTAAGTACTACGATTTTGCTGATATTAACCAAGTTATCGCTGACTCAACAAACGGAAAGGTTATTAAGCCAATCATCAAAATTGATCCTGAATTAGCTAAATAA
- the efp gene encoding elongation factor P, giving the protein MIQTIDLKKGMVFERDGKLLKVLQINHHKPGKGNTLMQMDIQDLRSGSIVHTTMRPSEKVEQVNVDKRSAQYLYDEGDSAVFMDLESYEQYSLNHDLLGDDKNYLVENMKVILNFVNGDIIGVELPTTVELTVAETEPMIKGATIDGGGKPATMETGLVVNVPAFIKNGDKLIINTTDGSYKSRA; this is encoded by the coding sequence ATGATTCAAACAATTGATTTGAAAAAAGGTATGGTTTTTGAACGTGACGGTAAGTTATTAAAGGTTCTTCAAATCAACCACCACAAGCCTGGTAAGGGTAACACTTTAATGCAAATGGACATCCAAGACCTCCGTTCAGGTTCAATTGTCCACACTACTATGCGTCCATCTGAAAAGGTTGAACAAGTTAACGTTGACAAGCGTTCTGCTCAATACCTTTATGATGAAGGTGACTCAGCCGTATTTATGGACCTTGAAAGCTACGAACAATACAGTTTAAACCATGACTTGCTTGGTGACGACAAGAACTACCTTGTTGAAAACATGAAGGTTATCTTAAACTTTGTTAACGGCGACATTATTGGTGTTGAATTACCAACTACTGTTGAATTAACTGTTGCTGAAACTGAACCAATGATTAAGGGTGCTACTATCGATGGTGGTGGTAAGCCTGCTACGATGGAAACTGGTTTAGTTGTTAACGTTCCTGCATTTATCAAGAACGGTGACAAGTTAATCATCAACACTACTGATGGTAGCTACAAGTCACGGGCTTAG
- a CDS encoding PTS transporter subunit IIC, with product MTFNYEPIKLTTIIKQKINYKEALMMENRVSNSKANATYQNSSKVKEVAYRIFAAVANAILVVLGGGLLTQTIGNLTGIHVLTLIGGEAQALLAPAIGVAVASQMNTNTLVTFASMVAATVGSNGVHFTDTAVKGMTATGQVTAAAAGAPVLTTGQPVSAVLAALVAVLVGKYLTGKTPLDMVLVPFGALAVGIGFGLVVAAVVTPALLAVSAYIAHSMQVSPVLGSMVISVVWALFLMTPASSAALAVALMLDPISSAAALIGTTAQFVGFTAMSFRQNNLGANIAQGLVTPKVQFSNLLINPYLLVPTVVSAAVCAPIATVLFDFRSTSTLGGLGLNSLIAPIAYLSRGWAQFSTYMVFGVVVPAVLSIALYLVLKRAGFIGEKQLHLELV from the coding sequence TTGACTTTTAATTATGAGCCGATTAAACTAACAACAATTATTAAACAAAAAATAAATTATAAGGAGGCGTTAATGATGGAAAATCGAGTTAGCAATTCTAAAGCTAATGCAACTTATCAAAATTCATCAAAGGTCAAGGAAGTGGCCTATCGAATTTTTGCGGCGGTGGCTAATGCTATTTTGGTCGTTCTAGGAGGAGGATTATTAACTCAAACAATTGGTAACTTGACAGGTATCCATGTCCTTACCCTAATTGGTGGTGAGGCTCAAGCATTATTAGCGCCTGCTATTGGAGTTGCGGTTGCTTCACAGATGAACACAAATACATTAGTTACATTTGCATCAATGGTAGCGGCTACCGTTGGATCAAATGGTGTTCATTTTACTGATACGGCGGTTAAAGGAATGACTGCAACAGGGCAAGTAACTGCGGCGGCAGCGGGAGCACCGGTTCTTACTACTGGCCAACCTGTTTCTGCTGTTTTAGCGGCACTTGTTGCTGTTCTTGTCGGTAAGTATTTAACTGGAAAGACGCCACTTGATATGGTTCTTGTTCCATTTGGTGCGTTAGCCGTGGGGATCGGTTTTGGTCTAGTCGTTGCGGCAGTTGTTACGCCGGCGCTTCTTGCTGTGTCCGCCTACATTGCGCATTCGATGCAAGTTTCACCAGTTTTAGGATCAATGGTAATTTCCGTTGTGTGGGCCCTATTTCTGATGACGCCTGCCTCTTCTGCAGCCTTGGCAGTTGCCTTGATGCTTGATCCGATCTCTTCGGCGGCTGCCTTGATCGGTACTACTGCTCAATTTGTTGGTTTTACTGCGATGTCATTTCGGCAAAATAACCTTGGCGCAAATATCGCCCAAGGACTTGTTACCCCTAAAGTTCAATTTTCCAATCTCCTCATCAATCCTTATCTTTTAGTTCCAACGGTTGTTTCAGCAGCTGTTTGTGCACCAATTGCAACAGTTCTGTTTGATTTCCGTTCAACATCGACCTTAGGAGGATTGGGACTAAACTCCTTGATTGCACCAATTGCTTACTTATCACGTGGCTGGGCTCAGTTCAGCACATACATGGTTTTCGGCGTGGTAGTACCCGCTGTTCTTTCAATTGCTCTTTACCTTGTTCTTAAGCGCGCTGGATTCATCGGTGAAAAGCAATTACATCTTGAGCTAGTTTAG
- a CDS encoding MetQ/NlpA family ABC transporter substrate-binding protein, which translates to MMRKKKHTGWWIVGIVVVILVAAGLSVGANGGFTRNDEITVGTIGPDVQVWQHIANSKQAKSEGLKIKVKSFTDPVALNRATASGEIDVNAFQSWSYLQAYNKENRKAQLAAMGTTYLEPMGLYSDKYKSVKDIPDGATVAIANNPANTARGLLLLQSAGLIKLKPGFGATSGTNEIAANPKNLQFKEIDDTTGPRVLKSTDLVLIGNTIALTGHLNVLKDSIYHEKVDQSTKDNINVLATAKKNRDNKEYKKLVKLYHNKQIQQWIAKKYQGTKVNVDKPLNYLEN; encoded by the coding sequence ATGATGAGAAAGAAAAAGCATACCGGCTGGTGGATTGTTGGTATTGTAGTAGTGATTTTAGTTGCAGCTGGACTTAGTGTGGGCGCTAATGGTGGGTTTACCCGCAACGATGAGATTACTGTTGGAACGATTGGCCCAGATGTCCAGGTTTGGCAACACATTGCAAATAGTAAACAGGCCAAAAGTGAAGGCTTGAAGATTAAGGTCAAGAGCTTTACTGATCCCGTAGCTTTAAACCGGGCGACTGCTAGTGGTGAAATTGACGTAAATGCTTTCCAATCATGGTCATATCTGCAAGCTTATAATAAGGAAAATAGGAAAGCACAATTAGCGGCGATGGGAACTACCTATTTAGAACCAATGGGCTTATATTCGGATAAGTATAAGAGTGTTAAAGACATTCCGGATGGTGCCACAGTTGCGATCGCTAATAACCCAGCAAACACGGCGCGGGGCCTCTTGCTCTTACAAAGTGCAGGCTTGATAAAATTGAAGCCGGGCTTTGGGGCAACAAGTGGAACCAATGAGATTGCGGCTAATCCAAAGAACCTTCAATTTAAAGAAATTGATGATACCACCGGACCACGAGTATTAAAGTCAACTGATTTAGTATTAATCGGTAATACGATTGCTTTAACTGGTCATTTAAATGTGTTGAAAGATTCTATTTATCACGAAAAAGTTGATCAAAGCACGAAGGATAACATTAATGTTTTAGCAACTGCTAAGAAGAACCGTGATAATAAAGAATATAAGAAGTTAGTCAAGCTTTACCATAATAAGCAAATTCAACAATGGATTGCTAAAAAGTATCAAGGAACAAAGGTGAATGTTGATAAGCCATTAAATTATCTAGAAAATTAA
- a CDS encoding S-ribosylhomocysteine lyase yields the protein MAKVESFTLDHTKVKAPYVRLITVEEGPKGDKISNYDLRLVQPNENAIPTAGLHTIEHLLAGLLRDRLGGVIDCSPFGCRTGFHLITWGEHSTTEVAKALKSSLEEIAYKTKWEDVQGTTIESCGNYRDHSLFSAKEWSKKILDEGISDKPFERHVVD from the coding sequence ATGGCTAAAGTTGAAAGTTTTACATTAGATCACACAAAGGTTAAAGCACCTTACGTTCGTTTAATTACTGTTGAAGAAGGGCCAAAGGGAGATAAGATTAGTAACTATGATTTACGGTTAGTTCAACCAAATGAAAATGCAATTCCAACTGCTGGTTTGCATACGATTGAACACTTGCTTGCTGGCTTGCTTCGTGACCGCTTGGGTGGCGTAATTGATTGCTCTCCATTTGGCTGCCGGACTGGTTTCCACTTAATTACATGGGGTGAACACTCAACTACTGAAGTTGCCAAGGCATTGAAGTCTTCACTTGAAGAAATTGCCTACAAGACTAAGTGGGAAGATGTTCAAGGAACAACGATTGAATCTTGCGGTAACTACCGTGATCATTCATTATTCTCTGCGAAGGAATGGTCAAAGAAGATTCTTGATGAAGGTATTTCAGATAAGCCATTTGAACGCCACGTGGTTGACTAA
- a CDS encoding matrixin family metalloprotease, which produces MRRFLVALLVAGMVGIGDYHVLADADAPSQPFQSSFFSQDSSNSNDFQFSNGGQRPNADRLRIPENTPTPLEGFKWKKKNITIYMETADPKLKWAFRDAVKKWNKTKAVHIRWTKNEDKANIIAADGDLARNNTGNNGVGYTTSELGSTRTEYDPTTNTLHKATSTLDPNQLDYTNKEFRSEVAQHELGHALGLAHAPEYEHSVMIPRNIKNGITKNDAKTLRMLYRE; this is translated from the coding sequence ATGCGTCGATTTTTAGTAGCACTCTTAGTCGCTGGCATGGTTGGAATTGGCGATTATCATGTCCTTGCTGATGCAGATGCGCCTTCTCAACCCTTCCAATCATCATTTTTTAGCCAGGATTCTTCTAATAGTAATGATTTTCAGTTTTCTAATGGTGGCCAACGACCAAATGCAGACCGGCTAAGAATCCCAGAAAATACACCGACACCGCTTGAAGGCTTTAAGTGGAAGAAAAAGAATATTACTATTTATATGGAAACGGCTGATCCTAAATTAAAATGGGCTTTTCGTGATGCGGTCAAAAAGTGGAACAAGACGAAAGCAGTTCATATCCGCTGGACTAAGAACGAAGATAAGGCTAATATTATTGCGGCCGATGGTGATCTAGCACGAAATAATACGGGAAACAATGGTGTTGGCTATACAACATCTGAACTCGGCTCAACCCGGACTGAATATGATCCGACTACGAATACCTTGCATAAGGCAACCTCAACTTTGGACCCTAACCAGTTAGACTATACTAATAAAGAATTTCGAAGTGAGGTTGCACAACATGAACTGGGACATGCACTTGGATTAGCCCACGCTCCAGAATATGAGCATAGTGTGATGATCCCACGAAATATCAAAAACGGAATAACTAAAAATGATGCTAAAACGTTAAGAATGTTATATCGTGAATAA
- a CDS encoding sugar permease, which yields MRRYVFLALAIVLNSIGHSMTIVTNLGSMPWPASIVNIMHMMGWNMTETIFTEGLFVIGLNILLVGEFVPKEFGWELTFLVPYSILMQLFANLWRFWGIDTMNIFLRFGFDLLGLVIAFAGYALYQQCDCCFHPHDKLTVYLKRRASLKFTKYFNIVLPVIIILLCSLKNHAIFAFNIGTVIGFFSQNWIVSFWQERLEPCCHF from the coding sequence ATGCGTCGGTATGTATTTTTAGCACTGGCGATTGTCTTAAACTCAATTGGTCATTCAATGACGATTGTAACAAACTTAGGGAGTATGCCATGGCCAGCCTCCATCGTCAATATTATGCATATGATGGGCTGGAACATGACAGAGACGATTTTTACAGAAGGACTATTTGTCATTGGCCTTAATATCCTTTTGGTTGGTGAATTTGTCCCTAAAGAATTTGGCTGGGAATTAACGTTTTTAGTTCCGTACAGTATTTTAATGCAACTTTTTGCGAACTTATGGCGCTTTTGGGGAATCGATACGATGAACATTTTCCTGCGCTTCGGTTTTGACCTACTCGGCTTAGTGATTGCCTTTGCCGGGTATGCTCTTTACCAACAGTGTGATTGTTGTTTTCATCCACACGATAAGTTAACAGTCTACTTAAAACGGCGCGCCAGTCTTAAATTCACGAAATACTTTAACATTGTCTTGCCCGTTATCATTATCTTGTTATGTTCTCTTAAAAATCATGCAATCTTTGCTTTTAATATTGGAACGGTGATCGGCTTTTTCTCTCAGAACTGGATTGTCAGTTTCTGGCAGGAACGCCTCGAACCGTGTTGTCATTTCTAA
- a CDS encoding zinc-dependent alcohol dehydrogenase family protein, whose product MKKAIFEKAGQMKIVDVDRPTIEKPDDVIIKVVRTCVCGSDLWNFRGINPVEKDSENSGHEAIGIVEEVGEDITTVKPGDFVIAPFTHGCGHCAACRAGFDGSCQSHNDNFSSGVQAQYVRFQHGQWALVKVPGKPSDYSEGMLKSLLTLADVMATGYHAARVANVSDGDTVVVMGDGAVGLCAIIAAKMRGAKKIISTSRHADRQALAKEFGATDNVAERSDEAVQKIMELTNGAGADAVLECVGTEQSTDTAMKVGRPGTIVGRVGLPHTPKMDMTVLFYNNTIVGGGPASVTTYDKDVLLKAVLDGDINPGKVFTKSFDLDQIQEAYEAMDKREAIKSYIIMDGFERD is encoded by the coding sequence ATGAAAAAAGCTATTTTTGAAAAGGCGGGTCAAATGAAGATTGTTGATGTTGACCGTCCAACAATTGAAAAGCCTGATGACGTAATTATTAAGGTAGTGCGGACCTGTGTTTGTGGTTCTGACCTATGGAACTTCCGAGGAATTAATCCGGTTGAAAAAGATTCTGAAAACTCTGGCCATGAAGCAATTGGAATTGTTGAAGAAGTTGGTGAAGATATCACTACTGTCAAACCTGGGGACTTTGTGATTGCTCCATTTACTCATGGATGTGGGCACTGTGCTGCTTGTCGCGCGGGCTTCGATGGTTCTTGCCAAAGTCACAACGATAACTTTAGCTCTGGTGTGCAAGCTCAATACGTTCGGTTCCAACACGGTCAATGGGCGCTTGTTAAAGTTCCGGGCAAGCCAAGTGACTACAGTGAAGGAATGCTTAAGTCCCTCTTAACCCTTGCTGATGTTATGGCTACTGGTTACCACGCTGCACGAGTTGCTAACGTTAGTGATGGTGATACAGTTGTTGTAATGGGTGACGGTGCTGTTGGCCTTTGTGCGATTATTGCTGCTAAGATGCGGGGCGCTAAGAAGATCATTTCTACTAGTCGCCATGCTGACCGTCAAGCCCTTGCTAAGGAATTTGGTGCTACTGACAATGTTGCTGAACGTAGTGACGAAGCGGTTCAAAAGATCATGGAACTCACTAACGGTGCCGGTGCTGATGCTGTCCTTGAATGCGTTGGTACTGAACAATCAACTGATACTGCCATGAAAGTTGGCCGTCCAGGTACCATCGTTGGTCGGGTTGGCTTACCTCATACCCCAAAGATGGACATGACGGTGCTATTCTACAACAACACTATTGTCGGCGGTGGTCCAGCATCAGTAACCACTTACGACAAGGACGTATTGTTGAAGGCTGTTCTTGATGGTGACATTAACCCTGGTAAGGTCTTTACTAAGAGCTTCGACCTTGACCAAATTCAAGAAGCTTATGAAGCAATGGATAAGCGTGAAGCAATCAAGTCTTACATTATTATGGATGGCTTTGAACGCGATTAA